The following proteins are co-located in the Sphingorhabdus lutea genome:
- a CDS encoding FAD-dependent monooxygenase encodes MTQISSNHKDVIIIGGGLIGLTMAQSLASHGLSAHVVDRADPHAMMVKGFDGRTTAISSSTMAMFDAIGLGEKLDGKGCPINQIWVSDGLKKGALDFIPEAKDGFLGKMFENRILRQKLYEMVSASDLITLHMPRNIISQSRDDHRATLTLDNGDILTASLLIVAEGRQSKTRDDAGLKRAHWQYNHIAMVGAICHEKPHQNIAYEIFYPAGPFAILPMLDNEKGQHRSAIVWSVDEKDAPAYLKMGPRGYAAELETQMGGILGKIDLAADFASYPLSFHNCIDITANRLALVGDSAHGMHPIAGQGLNLGMRDVAALTEILVEASRLGLEAGDAQNLARYQKWRSIDTLSVSVATDILNRLFSVSGKTASAIRRFGLSMVQRTKPLKSFFMSEARGESGALPILLRGERI; translated from the coding sequence GTGACCCAAATTTCATCAAATCATAAAGATGTTATCATCATTGGCGGCGGCTTAATCGGCCTGACAATGGCGCAATCATTGGCCAGTCACGGGTTAAGCGCCCATGTGGTCGACCGCGCCGATCCCCATGCGATGATGGTAAAGGGGTTTGACGGGCGCACCACCGCCATATCAAGCAGCACCATGGCGATGTTTGACGCCATCGGCCTTGGCGAAAAATTGGACGGCAAAGGATGCCCGATTAACCAAATTTGGGTCAGTGATGGGTTAAAAAAGGGGGCGTTAGATTTTATTCCAGAAGCCAAGGACGGATTTTTGGGTAAAATGTTTGAAAACCGAATATTGCGCCAAAAATTATATGAAATGGTCAGCGCGTCGGACCTTATCACCCTGCACATGCCGCGCAATATTATTTCCCAATCGCGCGATGACCACCGCGCCACCCTCACATTGGATAATGGCGATATTTTAACCGCCTCCTTGTTAATTGTGGCGGAGGGACGGCAAAGCAAAACCCGCGATGATGCGGGGTTAAAACGCGCCCATTGGCAATATAATCATATCGCCATGGTCGGCGCAATTTGCCATGAAAAACCGCATCAAAATATCGCATATGAAATTTTTTATCCCGCCGGACCATTTGCCATTTTACCCATGTTGGACAATGAAAAGGGCCAGCATCGCAGCGCCATAGTCTGGTCAGTGGATGAAAAGGACGCGCCCGCATATTTAAAAATGGGGCCGCGCGGCTATGCCGCCGAACTGGAAACACAAATGGGCGGCATTTTGGGTAAAATTGACTTAGCCGCCGATTTTGCCAGCTATCCGCTTTCTTTTCATAATTGCATCGACATTACCGCCAATCGATTGGCGCTTGTCGGGGACAGCGCCCACGGAATGCACCCCATTGCGGGCCAAGGGTTGAATTTGGGAATGCGCGATGTTGCCGCCTTAACAGAAATTCTGGTCGAAGCGTCGCGTTTGGGGCTAGAGGCTGGCGATGCACAAAATTTGGCGCGTTATCAAAAATGGCGCTCCATCGACACTTTGTCGGTTTCGGTTGCCACCGATATTTTGAACCGTTTATTCTCCGTATCGGGCAAAACCGCTTCTGCCATTCGCCGTTTTGGCCTGTCCATGGTGCAAAGAACAAAGCCGTTAAAGTCATTTTTCATGTCGGAAGCACGCGGCGAAAGCGGCGCTTTACCCATATTATTAAGGGGTGAGCGCATTTAA
- a CDS encoding hemolysin family protein, translated as MILSPFPWLDAAIIFGLTLLNGIFAMSELAIVSARTSKLQAMADNGSRGARRAIKLASDPGKFLSTVQIGITLIAILTGAYSGASLGGPVGDRLHYLGIEQGLAQTAGFAVVIGISTYLSVVVGELVPKQFALRAAEPIAAIMAPFMYFLARVAAPIVWILDQSSAIIFKILRLNRGTKETLSAEELRIVFAEATNAGIIEEHEQKVIAGVVRLADRPVREVMTPRTEIDWISANADAETIAQRLVGSMHTRLPVAEDGNVDNIVGVVQARDIMTALLKGEVANVQNLMRHAQIVPDQMDAMDALEILRSADVPMLLVHDEYGHFEGIVTPNDLLSAIAGEFASDQEQGSAPNVVTLADGSVLLSGAMNADQMAEYLEITLSEDRDYATVAGHVLNIMRRMPQEGDSFVDQGWQFEIVDMDGRKIDKLRLTKIER; from the coding sequence ATGATCTTATCACCTTTTCCTTGGCTTGATGCCGCCATTATTTTCGGTTTAACCTTGTTAAATGGTATTTTTGCCATGTCAGAATTGGCCATTGTATCCGCCCGCACATCCAAATTACAGGCCATGGCCGATAATGGCAGCAGGGGTGCGCGCCGCGCCATTAAATTGGCCAGCGATCCGGGCAAATTTCTTTCCACTGTGCAAATTGGCATTACCTTAATCGCCATTTTAACCGGGGCATATTCGGGCGCCAGTCTGGGCGGGCCAGTGGGCGACAGGCTGCATTATTTGGGGATAGAGCAAGGATTGGCCCAAACCGCCGGTTTTGCGGTGGTTATTGGCATTTCAACCTATTTATCCGTGGTGGTGGGGGAATTAGTGCCAAAGCAATTTGCCCTGCGCGCCGCCGAACCCATTGCCGCGATTATGGCGCCTTTTATGTATTTTCTGGCCCGTGTCGCCGCGCCCATAGTGTGGATTTTGGACCAAAGCAGCGCGATAATTTTCAAAATATTGCGCCTGAACCGTGGGACAAAAGAAACCTTATCGGCGGAGGAATTGCGCATTGTTTTTGCCGAGGCGACAAATGCCGGCATTATCGAAGAACATGAGCAAAAGGTGATTGCCGGCGTGGTGCGCCTTGCCGATCGTCCGGTTCGCGAAGTCATGACCCCGCGCACCGAAATTGATTGGATTTCCGCCAATGCCGATGCCGAAACAATCGCGCAGCGTCTGGTCGGGTCAATGCATACCCGCCTGCCTGTGGCGGAAGATGGCAATGTTGATAATATTGTCGGCGTGGTTCAGGCGCGTGACATTATGACCGCTTTGTTAAAAGGCGAAGTGGCAAATGTGCAAAATTTAATGCGCCATGCGCAAATTGTGCCCGACCAAATGGACGCGATGGACGCGTTGGAAATTTTGCGCTCTGCTGATGTGCCCATGTTGTTGGTGCATGACGAATATGGCCATTTTGAAGGGATTGTGACGCCCAATGACCTGTTATCAGCCATAGCGGGTGAATTTGCATCTGATCAGGAACAGGGCAGCGCCCCAAATGTCGTTACCCTTGCCGATGGTTCGGTCCTGCTTTCCGGCGCGATGAATGCAGACCAAATGGCCGAATATTTGGAAATCACCCTGTCCGAAGACCGCGATTATGCCACGGTTGCAGGCCATGTTTTAAATATTATGCGCCGCATGCCGCAAGAGGGTGACAGCTTTGTTGATCAGGGCTGGCAATTTGAAATTGTCGATATGGATGGCCGAAAAATTGATAAATTGCGCCTGACGAAAATTGAGCGCTAA
- a CDS encoding OmpA family protein: protein MKSSITSVYLGVAAGAMLLTGCVTDEVTGKKTISKAAIGGVAGAVGGYLLGDLIGGKKDRTEKIVGAGIGAVAGAGVGYYMDQQEKKLREQTAGTGVNVVRDGDNLILDMPSEVTFAVNSSTIEPAFQTTLANVSATLAQYESTYVDVMGHTDSTGSDSYNQGLSERRAQSVAAFMSGRGVNSARLATIGYGESQPKASNSTEEGRAANRRVELRLVPITQ from the coding sequence ATGAAAAGTTCAATTACATCTGTATATTTGGGGGTTGCGGCGGGCGCAATGTTGCTTACCGGCTGTGTCACAGATGAGGTGACGGGCAAAAAAACAATTTCAAAAGCAGCAATTGGCGGCGTAGCCGGTGCGGTTGGCGGATATTTGCTGGGCGATTTAATCGGCGGCAAGAAAGACCGGACCGAAAAAATTGTCGGCGCGGGCATTGGCGCGGTCGCGGGTGCGGGCGTTGGTTATTATATGGACCAACAGGAAAAGAAATTGCGCGAACAAACCGCCGGAACGGGCGTTAATGTGGTACGCGATGGGGATAATTTAATCCTTGATATGCCATCAGAGGTGACCTTTGCGGTAAATAGCTCCACCATTGAGCCTGCATTCCAAACAACTTTGGCCAATGTTTCGGCGACACTTGCCCAATATGAAAGCACCTATGTTGACGTGATGGGCCATACCGATTCAACAGGTTCGGACAGCTATAATCAGGGATTGTCCGAACGGCGGGCCCAATCGGTGGCGGCGTTCATGTCAGGGCGCGGCGTAAACAGCGCACGTTTGGCCACCATTGGTTATGGCGAAAGCCAACCAAAGGCCAGCAATAGCACAGAGGAAGGCCGCGCGGCCAACCGCCGTGTTGAATTGCGCCTTGTGCCGATTACACAGTAA
- the aroC gene encoding chorismate synthase — protein sequence MSFNSFGRVFRFTTWGESHGPALGAVVDGCPPGLMLSEANIQPFLDKRRPGTSKYTTQRQEPDMVRILSGVFEGRTTGTPISLMIENVDQRSKDYGDVAKAYRPGHADYSYDAKYGFRDYRGGGRSSARETAARVAAGAIARAVISEVKIMAYVTEIGGDKINHENFDADYIDQNPFFCPDRDAAARWANLVDDARKSGSSLGAVVECVASGVPAGWGAPIYAKLDSELAAAMMSINAVKGIEIGAGFDAARLTGETNADPMRPGADGPGKPEFLANNAGGIAGGISTGQPVICRVAFKPTSSILNPVETINQNGEAANIITKGRHDPCVGIRGAPVVEAMMALVLADQKLLHRAQCG from the coding sequence ATGAGTTTTAACAGCTTTGGCCGCGTTTTTCGATTCACCACTTGGGGAGAAAGCCATGGACCTGCGCTGGGCGCGGTGGTTGATGGTTGCCCCCCCGGATTGATGTTAAGCGAGGCGAACATTCAACCCTTTCTTGACAAACGCCGCCCAGGGACCAGCAAATATACCACCCAAAGGCAAGAGCCGGATATGGTGCGGATTTTATCGGGTGTGTTTGAAGGACGCACCACAGGAACGCCCATTTCATTGATGATTGAAAATGTCGATCAACGAAGCAAGGATTATGGCGATGTGGCCAAGGCATATCGGCCCGGACATGCTGATTATAGCTATGATGCGAAATATGGGTTTCGTGATTATCGTGGAGGCGGACGCAGCTCGGCCCGTGAAACGGCGGCGCGGGTTGCCGCAGGGGCAATAGCACGGGCGGTGATATCAGAGGTGAAAATCATGGCCTATGTCACCGAAATTGGCGGTGATAAAATAAATCATGAAAATTTTGATGCTGATTATATTGACCAAAACCCGTTTTTTTGCCCCGACAGGGATGCGGCGGCACGATGGGCCAATTTGGTCGATGATGCGCGCAAATCTGGATCATCGCTTGGCGCGGTGGTGGAATGTGTGGCCAGCGGCGTTCCGGCGGGGTGGGGCGCACCCATTTATGCAAAATTAGACAGCGAACTTGCCGCCGCGATGATGAGCATTAACGCGGTAAAGGGCATTGAAATTGGCGCAGGCTTTGATGCGGCGCGATTAACCGGCGAAACCAATGCCGATCCCATGCGGCCCGGCGCCGACGGACCAGGAAAACCAGAATTTTTGGCCAATAATGCGGGCGGTATTGCGGGCGGTATCTCCACCGGACAACCGGTTATTTGCCGTGTGGCGTTTAAACCAACATCGTCAATATTAAACCCCGTTGAAACTATCAATCAAAATGGCGAGGCGGCAAATATCATTACCAAAGGGCGGCATGACCCCTGTGTCGGAATTCGCGGCGCACCGGTGGTGGAGGCGATGATGGCGTTGGTTTTGGCCGATCAAAAATTATTACATCGGGCGCAATGCGGATGA
- a CDS encoding SLC13 family permease — protein MDLIRAIIAEYQAVIGLVILALMFAGFVLERFPAAVVAILGACTFLTLGIIDKDSFFSVFSNSAPITIAAMFMLSGALLRAGTLDAVAGFIIRRAKKHPRLAVVEMFIGTFIASAFMNNTPVVVVMIPIIMRLARATGISPKKLLIPLSFICILGGTTTLIGTSTNLIVNSVAQESGMAGFGIFEITPYGLIAALAGTGMMVIFSQFLLPNDPHGENEFLDDEGATFLTELTVRNAAEVKGEYLGDVAIAKRPGIKIMAVKRKGQFIRHKLSQFLLQPSDRIVVQVDITELMSLRKSTDYKIGVIRKGDAGPLGETIVEATISPTHPSIGERLINIPFLTNLNVRILGLTRYRNLPRSDLPNARIHAADRLVVTGSKADIRKMYQNPNLYGVGTTNARAFRRDKAPIAIGALALVVLVSALNLLPIEVAVVIAVGAILIARCIDAEEAWSSIDGNVLVLIFAMLAVGVGLEQAGSVDLVVSMLVPFLNQVPPYILIFVVYIIAVLMTEIITNNAVAVILTPVVISLAADLGVDPKPLVIAVMFAASASFATPIGYQTNTLVYAAGNYKFTDFFKAGIPVTFGVGLATCSALAFL, from the coding sequence ATTGATTTAATCCGCGCCATTATTGCTGAATATCAAGCTGTCATCGGCCTTGTCATTTTGGCGTTAATGTTTGCTGGATTTGTGCTTGAACGTTTTCCCGCCGCGGTGGTGGCTATTTTGGGGGCGTGCACTTTTTTAACCCTTGGCATTATTGATAAAGACAGTTTTTTTTCCGTTTTTTCGAACAGCGCGCCAATTACCATTGCCGCCATGTTCATGTTGTCGGGCGCATTATTACGCGCGGGCACTTTGGATGCGGTGGCGGGGTTCATCATCAGGCGGGCCAAAAAACATCCTCGCCTTGCCGTGGTTGAAATGTTTATCGGCACATTTATCGCCTCTGCCTTTATGAATAACACGCCCGTGGTGGTGGTGATGATTCCCATCATCATGCGGTTGGCGCGCGCAACGGGCATTTCGCCCAAAAAATTGCTTATCCCGTTAAGTTTTATTTGCATATTGGGCGGCACCACCACCTTAATCGGTACATCGACCAATTTAATTGTGAATTCGGTGGCACAGGAAAGCGGCATGGCTGGTTTTGGCATTTTTGAAATTACCCCCTATGGGTTAATTGCCGCCCTAGCCGGAACGGGCATGATGGTGATTTTTTCGCAATTTTTATTGCCAAATGATCCGCATGGCGAAAATGAATTTTTGGATGATGAAGGCGCGACATTTTTAACGGAGCTGACCGTGCGCAATGCCGCAGAGGTAAAGGGCGAATATTTAGGCGATGTGGCAATTGCCAAGCGGCCTGGCATTAAAATTATGGCGGTAAAGCGCAAGGGGCAATTTATTCGGCATAAATTATCACAATTTTTGTTACAGCCCAGCGACCGTATTGTGGTGCAGGTGGATATTACCGAATTAATGTCCCTGCGCAAATCGACCGATTATAAAATTGGCGTTATTCGTAAAGGGGATGCCGGCCCATTGGGGGAAACAATTGTGGAGGCAACCATTTCGCCGACCCATCCGTCCATTGGCGAACGATTGATAAATATTCCATTTTTGACCAATTTAAATGTTCGGATTTTGGGGTTGACGCGGTATCGCAATTTGCCGCGTTCGGACCTGCCCAATGCGCGAATTCATGCCGCCGACCGTTTGGTTGTTACAGGGTCAAAGGCGGATATACGCAAAATGTATCAAAACCCCAATTTATATGGGGTGGGCACGACAAATGCGCGCGCATTTCGGCGGGATAAAGCGCCGATTGCCATTGGCGCATTGGCTTTGGTTGTGTTGGTTTCTGCGCTTAATTTATTGCCGATTGAGGTGGCGGTTGTCATTGCCGTTGGCGCAATTTTAATTGCGCGCTGTATTGATGCGGAGGAGGCGTGGAGCTCCATTGACGGCAATGTTTTGGTCCTTATTTTTGCCATGCTTGCCGTGGGTGTCGGCCTTGAACAGGCGGGATCGGTGGACCTTGTGGTGTCGATGTTGGTGCCATTTTTGAACCAAGTTCCTCCCTATATATTGATTTTTGTGGTTTATATTATCGCGGTGTTGATGACTGAAATTATCACCAATAATGCCGTGGCGGTCATTTTAACGCCGGTGGTTATTTCTTTGGCGGCGGATTTGGGGGTTGATCCCAAGCCATTGGTTATTGCGGTGATGTTTGCCGCATCGGCAAGCTTTGCCACCCCCATTGGATATCAAACCAACACATTGGTATATGCGGCGGGCAATTATAAATTCACCGATTTTTTCAAGGCGGGTATTCCGGTTACTTTCGGGGTTGGGCTTGCTACCTGTTCGGCATTGGCATTTTTGTAA